A window of Synechococcus sp. WH 8109 genomic DNA:
CAGAGCCACCGTTGCCAGCGTGGCGTGAAAAGGCAGGCTGCCGATCAAGGGAAGCGACAGGTGACCTGCCTCGCTGAGATGCCCCAGCACCGACAGCAACAGCAGCACCAGGGCCACCATCAGCTGTCGCCATTGCTGCCACCAGCCCGGCAGCGCCTGCCTGGCAGCCACCGCTCCGATCGGGGCATCCAGGGAACGCTCCTTGGCTGGAAAGCCCCTGTCTGCCAGGGCTTTCAAGACACCATCCACATCAATCTCACCGGCAGTGAGATCGAGCCAGGCAGAGCGACTGACCAGATTCACATCGGCACGCTGAACACCAGGCTGATCCAGCAAGGTGGTTTCCACAGCGCGGACGCAACCGCCGCATTTCATCCCTTCCACATCCAGGACGACGGTCTGAACCGAAGGGCTCACAGGTGTTTACGCAACAGGGATCTTTACGAGCAGGCTAGGTCGGGCTCCGGTCCCGTCAGGATGGGGGTCCGTCCGCCGGAGCGCCGTGCCCCGCAGCAACCGCAACGACAACTTCATTGACAAGAGCTTCACGGTGATGGCGGACCTGATCGTCAAGCTGTTGCCGATCAATGCCCGCTCTAAAGAGGCCTACGTCTATTACCGGGATGGCCTCTCCGCCCAGAACGACGGTGACTACGCCGAAGCGCTGGAGAACTACGAGGAGGCCCTGAAGCTTGAGGAGAACTCCACCGACCGGAGCGAAACCCTCAAGAACATGGCCATCATCTACATGTCCAACGGCGAGGAGGAGCGGGCGATCGAGACCTACCGCAAGGCACTCGAGGAAAACCCGAACCAGCCCTCCTGCCTGAAGAACATGGGACTGATCTACGAGAAGTGGGGCCGCATCGCCGAGGAAGGCGGTGAGCAGGACGCAGCGGATCGCTGGTTTGACCAGGCCGCTGACGTCTGGACCCAGGCCGTGCGCCTCAATCCCGGCGGTTATCTGGATATCGAGAACTGGCTGAAGTCCACGGGCCGCAGCAACGTCGACGTTTACTTCTGAATCAGTCCTGGTCGGGCTGCACGGCATCACCGAGCGCCAACACCAGGGCCTCGGTGACGCTGTCGGCCTCCAGAAGAGCAAGATCCAAACCAGAGGCCAGATCGCCCAAGCCACTGCCCCGGGGGACGACGGCCCGCTGGAACCCCAGCCGGGCAGCTTCCTGGAGCCGAAGCTCCAGCTGACCCACAGGGCGCAACTGCCCCCCCAAACCAAGCTCGCCGATCAAGACCGTGCCCGCAGGCAGGGTGAGATCTCTGAAGCTGGCCACCACCGCTGCAGCCACCCCAAGATCCGCCGCAGGTTCCTCCACCTCCAAGCCACCGGCAACGGCCAGGTAGCAGTCGAAGCGGGAGAGCGGCAGTCCCATGTGCTTCTCCAGCACCGCGAGGATCTGGTGCAAACGGTTGGTGCCGATCCCTGTCGCCGTACGTCGCGGACTGGCATAGCTGGTGACATTCACCAAGGCCTGCAGATCCACCACCAACGAGCGGGTGCCCTCACAGGCCACGATCGTAGCGACACCGGAGGCGCGGGCATCGCTGAGGAACAGCTCGCTGGGGTTGCCCACCTCGGCCAGGCCACCGCTTTGCATCTCAAACAAACCCAACTCATGGGTTGCACCGAAGCGGTTCTTGACGGCCCGCAGCAGGCGATGACTGGCGAAGCGGTCTCCCTCAAAGGTGAGCACCGCATCCACGAGGTGTTCCAACACCTTCGGGCCGGCCAACATGCCTTCTTTGGTGACGTGGCCCACCAACAACAATGAGATGTTCTGGCGTTTCGCCAGCCGTTGCAGGGCCGCCGCACATTCACGCACCTGACCGACGGACCCCGGCGCACTTGTGAGGTTGGCGTCATGCAACGCCTGAATGCTGTCGATGATCGCCACAGCGGGGCGCAGGGCCTCCAGCTCCTCCAGCACCAGTTCCAGATCGGTTTCGGCCAGCAACTGCAGCTCCGATGCCCCCCCGGCAAGCCGCTGCCAGCGCAGCTTCACCTGCTGCGCTGATTCCTCAGCACTGACATAGAGCACTGATGCACCGGCCGCCATTGCTGAGGCGCTCTGCAGCAGCAATGTGCTCTTACCGATGCCCGGATCACCTCCCACCAGCACCAGCGAACCGGGAACCAGACCACCACCCAGAACGCGATCAAATTCCGCCGACCCGGTTGCCAGCCGCTGCAGCGGCTGATCCTCCAACGAGGCCATGGCCGTGGACCGTCGCGGGGCAGCGGCCTGCTCCGGATCCGGAGCACTGCGGCGGCGACGGCCATCGTCGGCGGGCTGGGATTGCTCCACCAACGAATTCCAGCTGCCGCACTCCGGGCAACGGCCGAAAAACTGTCGGGCACGGGCTCCGCAGACCTGACAGATGAAAACAGCGGTGGACTTGGGCACTGCGAACTGTGAAGAAAGTTGCCGTTGAATGAACGAAGCGGGGGGCTGCCCTTTTATTTGTGGCGAGAAGTGACTAACGCCTCGGTGCCCATGACGGCCACGGCTCCCACCAAGGAAACGATCCTCGTGGTCGACGACGAGGCATCGATCCGACGGATCCTGGAAACCCGTTTGTCAATGATCGGGTACAACGTCGTGACTGCCTGCGACGGCACGGAAGCTCTGGAATTGTTCCCCACCTGCACGCCCGACCTGGTGGTGCTTGACGTGATGATGCCAAAGCTTGACGGCTACGGCGTCTGCCAGGAGCTGCGCAAGGAATCCGACGTTCCCATCGTGATGCTGACGGCCCTCGGCGACGTGGCTGACCGGATCACCGGGCTTGAGCTCGGTGCCGATGACTATGTGGTGAAGCCCTTCAGCCCGAAGGAGCTGGAAGCCCGCATCCGCTGCGTGCTGCGCCGGGTCGAGAAGGAGCAGGTGGCGGGCATTCCCAACTCCGGCGTGATCCAGGTCAGCGACCTGCGCATCGACACCAATAAACGCCAGGTGTTCCGCGGCGATGAACGCATCCGCCTAACGGGGATGGAATTCAGCCTGTTGGAACTGCTGGTGAGCCGTTCCGGCGAACCGTTCAACCGCGGCGAAATCCTCAAAGAGGTGTGGGGTTATACCCCGGAGCGCCATGTGGACACCCGGGTGGTTGATGTTCATATCTCCCGTCTGCGCTCCAAATTGGAGGATGATCCTGCCAATCCCGAGTTGATCCTCACAGCTCGGGGCACCGGCTACCTGTTCCAGCGCATCGTCGATTCCGTTGCCTCCGAAGGACCCTGATCCCACCCCGGCCCCTCAGCCGCGGCATAAGACCACCCGTCCTCGGGCGATCCGTCGCCTGGTGATTTGGTATCGGCGCAACGCCGCCGTCACAACCATCGTTGATGGCGCTACCAGCTCAGCAACGGCAGCGGGTTCGATGGCCGGCAACGTGGCGGAAACCGTTGTCTCCGGAGCTGGAACGGTGGCCAGCAGCGTGCTCCAACCGCTGGTGTTTGATCCCCTGCGCTGGCTGCAAGGGGGCACCGACACCGATGAGATCGACGATGCGGAGCGCCTCTGGGTAGCCGTGGATGGCATGGGCGGTGACCATGCGCCGGGACCGATCCTGGAGGGATGCCTGGACGCCATTGACCGGCTGCCGCTGAAGATCCGCTTCGTGGGGGAGATCGACCGGGTGATGGCTGCCGCCAACAGCCTCGGCCTACGCGAAGCCTTGGAGAGTGCGCGTGCCGCAGGACATATGGACCTGGTGGCCAGTGGGCCCTCCATCGGCATGGATGACGAAGCCACCGCGGTGCGGCGCAAACGGGACGCCAGCATCAATGTGGCCATGGACCTAGTGAAAAAAGGCGAGGCCGGGGCGGTGTACTCCGCCGGCAATTCCGGGGCGGTAATGGCCTCGGCGATTTTTCGACTGGGACGGCTGAAGGGCATCGACCGCCCCGCCATCGGTGCGCTGTTCCCCACCAAGGATCCAGGCAAGCCGGTATTGGTGCTCGATGTGGGCGCCAACATGGACTGCAAACCCACCTACTTGCACCAGTTCGCCCTGCTGGGGAACATCTACAGCCGGGATGTGCTGCAGGTGAAACGGCCACGCATCGGCCTGCTGAACATTGGCGAGGAGGAGTGCAAGGGGAACGATCTCTCCTTAAAGACTCACGAATTGCTGCGGGACGAATCCAGGCTCCACTTCGCCGGAAACTGCGAAGGCCGGGATGTGCTTTCGGGCGACTTCGATGTGGTGGTCTGCGATGGATTCACCGGCAATGTGCTGCTGAAGTTCCTGGAGTCCGTCGGCAGTGTTCTGCTGGGGGTGCTGCGGGCGGAGTTGCCCCGAGGGCGTCGCGGCAAGGTGGGATCAGCTTTTCTGCGCAGCAACCTGAAGCGCATTAAGAAGCGGCTCGACCATGCCGAGCACGGTGGTGCTCTGCTACTGGGCGTGAACGGCATTTCCGTGATTGGCCACGGCAGCAGCAAGGCCCTCTCGGTGGTCAGTGCCCTGCGCATTGCCCACTCCGCAGCCAGCCATGGGGTGATGGAGGATCTCGCCACGCTGCAACAAGGTTGTGATTGACTGACGCGACGTCAATCAACCTCCGCATTGGTCGAGCCGCTCAGCACAACCAGAGGAGTGTTGTTCCGAGGGTCTGGCAGCGCGACGCCCAGCCGCTCGATCAGCAACGCAGAGCTTGGCCAACGGGTTGAGACGAGTGACGAATGGATCCGCAGCCGCACCGGTATTGCCGCGCGACGGGTGGTCAACTGCGACGAATCCCTAGCGGAACTGAGCGGACTGGCGGCGGAACGAGCTTTGGAGATGGCCGGTTGGTCGGCCGACAGCCTCGATCTCATCCTGTTGGCCACCTCCACCCCTGACGACCTGTTCGGTTCGGCTCCAAGGCTGCAGGCGCGCCTCGGCGCCACCCATGCCGCGGCCTTTGATCTCACCGCTGCCTGCAGCGGCTTTCTCTTCGCCGTTGTGACCGCCGCCCAGTACCTGCGCAGTGGAGCGATGCGCCGCATTCTCGTGGTGGGAGCCGATCAACTCAGCCGCTGGGTGAACTGGGACGATCGACGCTCCTGCGTTCTTTTCGGTGATGCGGCCGGTGCCGTGGTGCTGGAGGCCTCGGAGAACGGCCAGGACGATCTCGTTGAATTCCTGTTGCGCTCCGATGGCAGCCGTGGCGAAGTTCTCCAGCTGCCCCAGGTGAACCAGCGCCAGCCCCTGGTGGGGGACGCCAGCCATCAGTGCGGCGGCTTCGACCCCATCCAGATGAACGGGCAGGAGGTCTACAAATTCGCTGTGCGCGAGGTGCCGGCGATTCTCGAGAAGCTGCTTGCTCAGGGTGGTGTCCCCGCAGATTCCCTGGATTGGCTGCTCCTGCATCAGGCCAACCAGCGCATCCTTGATGCCGTGGCGGATCGCTTCTCGGTGCCCTCCGAAAAAGTGCTCAGCAACCTGGCTTACTACGGCAACACCTCGGCAGCCACCATTCCCCTGATGCTGGATGAGGCCGTGCGCGATGGACGCATCCAACCCGGCCACCGCATCGCCAGCAGCGGATTCGGCGCGGGATTGAGCTGGGGTGCAGCCCTCTTCCGCTGGAGCGGGCCCGCCTAATCTCCGGCACGATCAGCACAACACAGCAATGGCGATCGCCTGGGTCTTTCCCGGTCAGGGCTCTCAAAAAGTGGGCATGGCAGAAGCGCTGCTCAGCATCGAAGGCAGTCGCGAGCGTTTCGCCATGGCCTCCGAGCTGCTGGGGCGCGACCTGCTGGCGATCTGCCAGGGGGATAGCGGCGGTGGTGATGGACCGGATGACCTCAACGACACCCGCAACACCCAGCCCGCCCTATTCGTGATCGAATCGGTGCTGGCCGACAACCTTCAGCAGCAGGGCCGCGAGCCTGCGCTGGTGGCCGGCCACAGCCTGGGCGAGCTGGTTGCTCTTTACAGCGCAGGAGTGTTTGGGCTGGAGACCGGTCTGCAGCTGATGAAAACCCGCTCAGAACTGATGGCGAACGCCGGGGGC
This region includes:
- a CDS encoding photosystem I assembly protein Ycf3, translated to MADLIVKLLPINARSKEAYVYYRDGLSAQNDGDYAEALENYEEALKLEENSTDRSETLKNMAIIYMSNGEEERAIETYRKALEENPNQPSCLKNMGLIYEKWGRIAEEGGEQDAADRWFDQAADVWTQAVRLNPGGYLDIENWLKSTGRSNVDVYF
- the radA gene encoding DNA repair protein RadA, producing the protein MPKSTAVFICQVCGARARQFFGRCPECGSWNSLVEQSQPADDGRRRRSAPDPEQAAAPRRSTAMASLEDQPLQRLATGSAEFDRVLGGGLVPGSLVLVGGDPGIGKSTLLLQSASAMAAGASVLYVSAEESAQQVKLRWQRLAGGASELQLLAETDLELVLEELEALRPAVAIIDSIQALHDANLTSAPGSVGQVRECAAALQRLAKRQNISLLLVGHVTKEGMLAGPKVLEHLVDAVLTFEGDRFASHRLLRAVKNRFGATHELGLFEMQSGGLAEVGNPSELFLSDARASGVATIVACEGTRSLVVDLQALVNVTSYASPRRTATGIGTNRLHQILAVLEKHMGLPLSRFDCYLAVAGGLEVEEPAADLGVAAAVVASFRDLTLPAGTVLIGELGLGGQLRPVGQLELRLQEAARLGFQRAVVPRGSGLGDLASGLDLALLEADSVTEALVLALGDAVQPDQD
- the rpaB gene encoding response regulator transcription factor RpaB, with protein sequence MTATAPTKETILVVDDEASIRRILETRLSMIGYNVVTACDGTEALELFPTCTPDLVVLDVMMPKLDGYGVCQELRKESDVPIVMLTALGDVADRITGLELGADDYVVKPFSPKELEARIRCVLRRVEKEQVAGIPNSGVIQVSDLRIDTNKRQVFRGDERIRLTGMEFSLLELLVSRSGEPFNRGEILKEVWGYTPERHVDTRVVDVHISRLRSKLEDDPANPELILTARGTGYLFQRIVDSVASEGP
- the plsX gene encoding phosphate acyltransferase PlsX, whose translation is MPPKDPDPTPAPQPRHKTTRPRAIRRLVIWYRRNAAVTTIVDGATSSATAAGSMAGNVAETVVSGAGTVASSVLQPLVFDPLRWLQGGTDTDEIDDAERLWVAVDGMGGDHAPGPILEGCLDAIDRLPLKIRFVGEIDRVMAAANSLGLREALESARAAGHMDLVASGPSIGMDDEATAVRRKRDASINVAMDLVKKGEAGAVYSAGNSGAVMASAIFRLGRLKGIDRPAIGALFPTKDPGKPVLVLDVGANMDCKPTYLHQFALLGNIYSRDVLQVKRPRIGLLNIGEEECKGNDLSLKTHELLRDESRLHFAGNCEGRDVLSGDFDVVVCDGFTGNVLLKFLESVGSVLLGVLRAELPRGRRGKVGSAFLRSNLKRIKKRLDHAEHGGALLLGVNGISVIGHGSSKALSVVSALRIAHSAASHGVMEDLATLQQGCD
- a CDS encoding beta-ketoacyl-ACP synthase 3 → MLFRGSGSATPSRSISNAELGQRVETSDEWIRSRTGIAARRVVNCDESLAELSGLAAERALEMAGWSADSLDLILLATSTPDDLFGSAPRLQARLGATHAAAFDLTAACSGFLFAVVTAAQYLRSGAMRRILVVGADQLSRWVNWDDRRSCVLFGDAAGAVVLEASENGQDDLVEFLLRSDGSRGEVLQLPQVNQRQPLVGDASHQCGGFDPIQMNGQEVYKFAVREVPAILEKLLAQGGVPADSLDWLLLHQANQRILDAVADRFSVPSEKVLSNLAYYGNTSAATIPLMLDEAVRDGRIQPGHRIASSGFGAGLSWGAALFRWSGPA